One segment of Neoarius graeffei isolate fNeoGra1 chromosome 20, fNeoGra1.pri, whole genome shotgun sequence DNA contains the following:
- the mfsd11 gene encoding UNC93-like protein MFSD11 produces the protein MRPESKLLLNIIVLGLGFMFLFTAFQTCGNIEQTVIKSFNSTEFHGSGYTSMAIIYGVFSASNLIAPSVVAVIGPQLSLFFSGLIYSGYIAMFIHPFTWSFYTASVLVGIAAAVLWTAQGNLLTINSSDSSIGRNSGIFWALLQFSLFFGNLYIYVAWHGKAHISDKDRQTVFISLTVISLVGNFLFFLIQRTEIEVVPSEGSESLLPGEVCESDSVVVTPQGLGAQALVAFKKSIQLAMTKEMLLLSISIAYTGLELTFYSGVYGTCIGAMNRFGDDAKSLIGLSGIFTGVGEILGGSMFGMLNQCNRYGRNPVVLLGLVTHFLAFYLIFLNIASDAPLAPEEGTQLLGFIMPGKELALFCSLLLGLGDSCFNTQLLSILGFRFRDDSAPAFAIFKFVQSIAAALAFFYSNYLQLHWQLLIMVLLGFTGTLSFFMAEWMVVSCRRNSDYDSI, from the exons ATGAGGCCAGAAAGCAAATTGCTGTTAAACATCATTGTATTGGGTCTTGGCTTTATGTTCTTGTTCACTGCCTTCCAGACCTGTGGAAACATTGAA CAAACTGTCATTAAGAGTTTTAATAGCACAGAATTCCATGGAAGTGGGTACACAAG CATGGCTATTATCTATGGCGTATTCTCTGCATCAAACCTAATTGCTCCCTCAGTGGTAGCTGTCATTGGACCTCAGTTGTCACTGTTTTTCAGTGGACTAATTTACAG TGGATACATTGCTATGTTTATTCACCCTTTTACCTGGAGTTTCTACACTGCTTCAGTCTTGGTTGGAATTGCAGCAGCAG TGCTGTGGACCGCTCAGGGGAATCTCCTCACCATCAATTCCAGTGACTCCTCCATCGGCCGTAACAGTGGGATATTTTGGGCTTTGCTGCAGTTTAG CTTGTTCTTTGGTAATCTTTACATTTATGTTGCCTGGCATGGGAAGGCTCACATATCAG ACAAAGACCGTCAGACAGTGTTCATTTCACTCACCGTCATCAGTCTGGTTGGAAACTTCCTCTTCTTTCTCATTCAGCGGACTGAGATTGAGGTTGTGCCTTCTGAGGGGTCTGAATCACTGTTGCCTGGAGAGGTTTGTGAAAGCGACTCAGTGGTGGT CACACCCCAGGGTCTAGGTGCTCAGGCTTTGGTGGCATTCA AGAAATCCATTCAGCTGGCCATGACTAAAGAAATGCTGCTGCTAAGCATATCCATTGCATACACAG GGCTGGAATTGACTTTTTACAGTGGGGTTTATGGGACATGCATAGGAGCCATGAATCGCTTTGGTGATGATGCCAAAAGTCTCATTGGCCTCTCTGGAATTTTCACTGGTGTTGGTGAAATACTTG GTGGGTCTATGTttggaatgctgaaccagtgcaaCCGATATGGAAGGAACCCTGTGGTGCTTTTGGGATTGGTCACCCATTTTTTGGCCTTCTACCTAATATTCCTGAACATAGCCAGTGATGCTCCCTTAGCACCAGAGGAAGGCACACAGCTGCTTGGCTTCATCATGCCTGG CAAGGAGTTGGCATTGTTCTGCAGTTTATTGCTTGGCCTGGGTGACAGCTGTTTCAACACACAACTGCTCAGCATCCTGGGCTTCAGATTTCGTGATGATAGCGCCCCAGCATTTGCTATTTTCAAGTTTGTACAG TCCATCGCTGCAGCTCTGGCGTTCTTTTACAGTAATTATCTCCAGCTACACTGGCAACTGCTCATTATGGTACTCTTGGGCTTCACTGGCACCCTCTCTTTCTTCATGGCTGAATGGATGGTGGTCAGCTGCAGACGAAACTCTGATTATGACAGCATCTAA